A genomic region of Oryza glaberrima chromosome 1, OglaRS2, whole genome shotgun sequence contains the following coding sequences:
- the LOC127772712 gene encoding uncharacterized protein LOC127772712: MVQGDSSAVAKLQDTMSDVLSGLSLLASKSDLADLRRSVAVVTSRLTSLEQHHGLSAPPNNSSAPRLGGTGILPNPSQLPSGADTATEHSSDSGNNGGGVPCYYKLEFPKFDGNEDPLNWLNHCEQFFRGQRTDAGDRVWLATYHLTGNVQEWYFHHEQHKGPPDWDTFKDLCYAQFGPPIRHNPLGELKHLTQTTTVAAYQCRFLALASRTAELLTENQQVQLLTAGLREDLAIDVEINRPDDLQEAMSLARAFERKALKQADGTQGRTGATATDNADSAPKQFHQLSLAELVDRRRQGLCYNCGEKFVRGHKCARLFHIEYDETAPDDDIPVADDDHSANEPHVFLNAISGIDGHTMSLPVIVGDERVVALVDSGSMHNFVQPQLVQRLQLPLSPVHSDLHVIIANGDRLVSPGLCHDLDIMIDGEPFTIDCYALDICSVDIILGTAWLSTLGPILWDFKSMRMAIWRSTQEITLYSLADSRPLLCAALANDDLLPRLLAEFDDLFAKPQGLPPACTIDHRIHLKTGSVPVAVRPYRYPQLQKDKLERQCATMLQQGIIWPSTSPFSSPVLLVCKSDATWRFCVNHRALNAVTAKGKLPIPIVDELLDELRGACFFSKLDLRFGYHQVRMHDADIHKMAFRMHQGHFESLVMPFGLTSAPAKFQALMNTVLAPFLRRFVLVFFYDILIYSSTWSEHLQHIRAVLRVVRENKLVLKRSKCRFGERTVHYLGHVVSAEGVAMD, encoded by the exons ATGGTTCAAGGCGACTCTTCCGCCGTCGCCAAACTCCAGGACACCATGTCTGATGTTCTGTCCGGGCTCTCGCTCTTGGCTTCCAAAAGCGATCTCGCGGACCTACGTCGCTCGGTGGCCGTCGTCACTTCACGCCTAACATCCCTGGAACAACACCATGGATTGTCAGCTCCACCGAACAATTCATCGGCGCCACGCCTCGGTGGCACCGGCATCCTGCCGAACCCATCTCAGTTGCCGTCCGGCGCTGACACCGCCACAGAACACAGCTCCGACAGTGGCAACAATGGTGGTGGCGTTCCATGCTACTACAAGCTGGAGTTCCCAAAGTTCGACGGCAATGAAGATCCTCTGAATTGGCTCAATCACTGTGAGCAATTCTTTCGCGGCCAACGCACGGATGCTGGCGATCGCGTGTGGCTCGCGACATACCACCTCACCGGCAATGTGCAAGAATGGTATTTCCACCATGAACAACACAAGGGGCCACCAGATTGGGACACCTTCAAGGATCTCTGCTACGCCCAGTTCGGCCCACCAATTCGTCACAACCCTCTCGGCGAACTTAAGCATCTGACGcagacgacgacggtggcggcgtacCAGTGTCGGTTCTTAGCCCTCGCCAGCCGTACAGCGGAATTGCTGACTGAAAACCAGCAAGTTCAGTTGCTCACCGCAGGGCTCCGAGAAGACTTGGCAATCGACGTCGAGATCAACCGCCCCGACGATCTCCAGGAGGCCATGAGCCTTGCTCGGGCTTTCGAACGCAAGGCACTGAAGCAGGCCGACGGGACACAGGGGCGAA CCGGTGCGACCGCGACAGACAATGCCGACTCTGCCCCGAAGCAATTTCATCAGCTCTCGCTGGCGGAATTGGTCGACCGACGTCGCCAGGGTCTCTGCTACAATTGTGGTGAGAAATTCGTCCGTGGGCACAAATGTGCTCGTCTCTTCCACATCGAGTATGACGAGACCGCACCCGATGACGACATTCCAGTGGCCGATGATGACCACAGCGCCAACGAGCCACACGTGTTTCTCAATGCCATCTCTGGCATTGACGGGCACACTATGAGTCTTCCGGTGATAGTGGGCGACGAACGCGTTGTCGCCTTGGTGGACTCTGGGTCAATGCACAATTTTGTGCAGCCACAGCTCGTCCAACGCCTACAACTTCCACTGTCTCCGGTGCACAGCGACTTGCACGTCATCATCGCTAACGGGGATCGGCTAGTCAGCCCGGGCCTCTGCCACGACCTGGACATCATGATCGACGGCGAGCCGTTCACAATCGACTGCTATGCCCTAGACATCTGTTCCGTGGACATCATCTTGGGCACGGCCTGGCTGAGCACCCTAGGCCCCATCCTATGGGACTTCAAATCCATGCGGATGGCCATCTGGCGCAGCACGCAGGAAATCACGCTCTACAGCTTGGCGGACAGCCGGCCACTGCTGTGTGCAGCGCTCGCCAACGACGACCTCTTGCCGCGCCTCCTGGCGGAATTCGACGACCTTTTCGCCAAGCCACAAGGACTGCCGCCTGCCTGCACCATCGATCACCGGATCCATTTGAAGACAGGTTCGGTGCCGGTCGCAGTACGGCCATATCGCTACCCGCAGCTTCAGAAGGATAAGTTGGAGCGGCAATGTGCGACCATGCTTCAGCAAGGGATAATTTGGCCAAGCACGTCGCCATTCTCGTCCCCTGTGCTCCTGGTCTGCAAAAGCGACGCCACTTGGCGATTTTGTGTCAACCACCGGGCGCTCAACGCGGTTACGGCGAAGGGCAAGTTACCCATCCCCATTGTCGATGAGCTGCTTGACGAATTGCGCGGCGCATGCTTCTTCTCCAAGCTTGATTTGCGCTTCGGGTACCACCAGGTGCGGATGCACGACGCCGACATCCACAAGATGGCGTTCCGCATGCATCAAGGGCACTTCGAGTCCCTGGTGATGCCGTTTGGCCTCACGAGTGCGCCAGCCAAATTCCAAGCACTCATGAACACCGTGCTCGCCCCATTCCTCCGCCGCTTCgtccttgttttcttttatgATATTTTGATCTACAGCTCAACGTGGTCGGAGCATCTGCAACATATCCGCGCCGTCCTTCGCGTCGTCCGCGAGAACAAGCTGGTGCTCAAGCGCTCCAAGTGTCGATTTGGCGAACGCACCGTGCACTACCTGGGCCATGTCGTGTCTGCTGAGGGAGTGGCGATGGATTAA
- the LOC127760320 gene encoding uncharacterized protein LOC127760320, giving the protein MVSLHPKLSPHKNPIPLCLFSSSAFHRTPCDHSLTTARDHHCEALRPELEVGGSGGRATLPPSPLGRLDAKERRRTPSGAINTVCLCSTTWNFVVPPFLGHLFDGMQQKEATFSQIALAPTLLGGREYYTIHMHLLGAIKRCNFIQHTVTTIRLNLVLHDGAFANLNL; this is encoded by the exons ATGGTTTCCTTACACCCTAAGCTAAGCCCCCATAAAAACCCCATCCCTCTCTGCCTTTTTTCCTCGAgtgcatttcatcgaacaccttgcgATCACTCTCTCACCACCGCTAGAGATCACCATTGCGAGGCTCTCCGGCCGGAGCTGGAGGTTGGAGGAAGTGGAGGCAGAGCtacgctgccgccgtcgccattgggGAGGTTGGACGCCAAGGAACGCCGACGAACACCTTCGGGCGCCATCAACACCGTCTGCCTCTGTTCCACGACATGGAACTTCGTCGTTCCTCCTTTCCTCG GCCACCTGTTCGATGGAATGCAACAGAAAGAGGCAACTTTCAGCCAGATTGCATTAGCACCAACACTGCTTGGTGGACGTGAGTACTACACTATCCACATGCATTTGCTTGGTGCTATCAAGAGATGCAATTTTATTCAACACACCGTCACAACCATTCGTCTGAATCTTGTTCTGCATGATGGTGCATTTGCCAATCTGAATTTATGA
- the LOC127760311 gene encoding uncharacterized protein LOC127760311 — translation MPPAVEMTAVAIAIPRERRARRRCSGARTGRRRRVLVVVPTEPNHPKPNSCATRIASTSSSKALKNPSQCRNDEGDRRLLPQVRPPTTVVDSLIPARSPDCGCHRCHADFRRRGDILCIIVTIQAYPYFVRDSDLDLVFE, via the exons ATGCCGCCGGCCGTGGAGATGacggccgtcgccatcgccatt CCACGGGAACGCAGAGCTCGCCGACGATGCTCTGGAGCGCGCACTGGACGCCGTCGTCGAGTTCTCGTCGTCGTTCCGACCGAACCGAACCACCCCAAGCCGAACTCTTGCGCCACCAGGATAGCCTCGACGTCCTCTTCGAAAGCCCTCAAGAACCCCAGCCAGTGCCGCAACGATGAGGGAGATCGGCGTCTTCTTCCTCAGGTCCGGCCGCCGACCACCGTTGTCGATTCCTTGATCCCGG CCCGGAGTCCGGATTGTGGTTGTCACCGTTGCCATGCCGATTTCCGCCGCCGTGGGGATATCCTCTGCATCATCGTCACTATCCAGGCCTACCCGTACTTCGTCCGAGATTCG GAtttagacttagtctttgagtga